From a single Nitrospira sp. genomic region:
- the lpxA gene encoding acyl-ACP--UDP-N-acetylglucosamine O-acyltransferase: MKIHPTAIVHPKAQIHGDAEIGPYCVIGEHVTLGKGSRLRSHVTIDGWTQIGERNEVHPFASIGGPPQHLAYKGEPTKVILGDDNTVREYVTINRGTVQGGGVTSLGSKSILMAYVHVAHDCRLGNNIIMANAASLAGHITIGDHSVIGGLTGVLQFVRVGDYVMVGGCCAIGQDIPPFAFAAGGYRAHLYGLNTVGLQRHGFSVDRIATLRKAFDLLFREGHRTAEAVRLAKKEFKGQADVAKILSFMEGTKRGISRAVNLDTEREFDQQV, encoded by the coding sequence GTGAAGATACATCCAACAGCAATCGTTCATCCCAAGGCGCAGATTCACGGCGACGCAGAGATTGGGCCGTACTGTGTGATCGGGGAACATGTCACTCTCGGAAAGGGAAGTCGACTGCGCTCGCATGTGACGATCGATGGATGGACGCAGATCGGAGAGCGAAATGAAGTGCACCCGTTTGCGTCGATCGGCGGTCCGCCTCAACACCTCGCCTATAAGGGCGAACCAACGAAGGTTATTCTCGGCGATGACAATACTGTCCGGGAGTATGTGACGATCAACCGAGGAACTGTTCAAGGGGGTGGCGTGACGTCCCTCGGATCGAAGAGTATTCTGATGGCCTATGTGCATGTGGCTCATGATTGTCGGCTCGGCAACAACATCATCATGGCCAACGCGGCAAGCCTAGCCGGGCACATCACGATCGGGGATCATTCCGTCATCGGAGGGTTGACCGGTGTGCTCCAGTTTGTGCGCGTCGGTGACTATGTGATGGTCGGCGGTTGTTGCGCGATTGGTCAGGATATTCCCCCGTTTGCGTTTGCCGCCGGTGGATATCGAGCCCATCTCTATGGGCTGAACACGGTCGGGTTACAACGGCACGGCTTTTCGGTCGACCGCATTGCCACGCTCAGAAAGGCGTTTGATCTTCTATTTCGGGAAGGGCATCGAACTGCGGAGGCGGTTCGACTGGCTAAAAAGGAGTTCAAAGGACAGGCCGATGTGGCCAAGATTCTCAGCTTTATGGAGGGGACCAAACGTGGGATCTCACGGGCAGTCAATCTCGATACGGAGCGAGAGTTTGATCAACAAGTGTGA
- the fabZ gene encoding 3-hydroxyacyl-ACP dehydratase FabZ, whose protein sequence is MAVVEQAEIQALLPHRYPFLLVDRVKDFEPHTRIVAIKNVTVNEPFFPGHFPGRPVMPGVLIIEAMAQAGGVLVFKSGGTVGKTVLYLTGVDEARFRKPVVPGDQLRFEIEVIKKRPPFWRMQGKAFVENEVVCEAVVTAMVMDETEQGSK, encoded by the coding sequence ATGGCAGTGGTTGAGCAGGCTGAAATTCAGGCATTACTTCCCCACCGGTATCCTTTCCTGCTGGTGGATCGGGTCAAAGATTTTGAACCACATACGAGGATTGTTGCCATCAAGAATGTGACGGTGAATGAGCCGTTCTTCCCAGGACATTTTCCTGGCCGTCCGGTCATGCCTGGAGTACTGATTATTGAAGCGATGGCGCAGGCAGGTGGTGTGTTGGTGTTCAAGTCAGGAGGAACGGTCGGGAAGACGGTCCTGTATTTGACGGGGGTCGACGAGGCAAGATTCCGGAAGCCGGTGGTCCCGGGCGATCAGCTTCGTTTTGAGATTGAGGTGATCAAGAAGCGTCCACCGTTCTGGAGAATGCAAGGCAAGGCCTTTGTAGAGAACGAGGTGGTCTGTGAAGCCGTGGTAACTGCGATGGTAATGGATGAAACGGAACAGGGAAGTAAGTAG
- a CDS encoding OmpH family outer membrane protein, with protein sequence MRSAVRAVAVGSAVVLAQWVGLLHAAEPVRVGVIDQQMVMERTKAGKLALEDMKGYSMTRQKIINSDEQELKDLQLSLEDPNGKLTEAARQEKEEQFRGKAEAFQHRLQEFNREVQLKQRELVTEYSRKIATAAQAVGQKEGYVAIVDKGSDTLMRIVLYHQPALDVTQAVIKEFDRQNP encoded by the coding sequence ATGAGGAGTGCGGTGCGAGCAGTAGCGGTGGGCAGTGCGGTCGTGCTGGCGCAGTGGGTTGGACTGCTCCATGCAGCAGAACCGGTACGGGTCGGTGTCATCGATCAACAGATGGTCATGGAACGGACCAAGGCCGGCAAGTTGGCCTTGGAAGATATGAAAGGCTATTCGATGACGAGACAGAAGATCATCAATTCTGATGAGCAAGAGCTCAAAGATCTGCAACTGTCTCTCGAGGATCCAAATGGGAAATTGACCGAGGCCGCGCGGCAAGAAAAAGAAGAGCAGTTCCGAGGCAAAGCCGAAGCCTTTCAGCACCGTCTTCAAGAATTCAACCGAGAGGTTCAGCTGAAGCAACGCGAGCTGGTCACGGAATATTCACGGAAGATCGCCACCGCAGCACAGGCGGTGGGACAGAAGGAAGGCTATGTCGCGATTGTCGACAAGGGCAGCGATACATTAATGCGGATCGTCCTCTATCACCAGCCTGCGTTGGATGTGACGCAGGCGGTGATCAAGGAGTTCGATCGACAGAACCCTTAA